A portion of the uncultured Draconibacterium sp. genome contains these proteins:
- the gdhA gene encoding NADP-specific glutamate dehydrogenase, with translation MNTKSSKLFVEDFMNYVRAKDPGQPEFHQAVHEVVESLADFLLDNPRYLHAQILERMVEAERIIQFRVPWIDDRGKIHINRGYRVEMNSAIGPYKGGLRFHPTVNQGILKFLAFEQVLKNSLTSLPMGGGKGGSDFDPKNKSDNEVMRFCQSFMTELSRHIGPYTDVPAGDIGVGGREIGFLFGQYKRLRNEFTGVLTGKGVEWGGSLIRPEATGYGTVYFAEEMMKTRGESFKGKVVAVSGSGNVAQFATEKVIELGGKVVTLSDSSGSIYDPDGIDREKLDFVMELKNVHRGRIKEYADKYAVKYMEKQRPWSVKCDVALPCATENELNLEEAKMLINNGCFVVAEGANMPSTEDAVHYFIEKQILYGPGKAANAGGVAVSGLEMTQNSMRLAWSREEVDTKLHSIMRNIHEMCVKYGNEKSEFTNYVKGANIAGFVKVANSMMAQGLV, from the coding sequence ATGAACACTAAAAGTAGTAAGTTATTTGTTGAGGACTTTATGAACTACGTCCGGGCAAAAGATCCGGGACAACCTGAATTCCATCAGGCGGTGCACGAAGTTGTTGAATCGCTGGCCGATTTTCTTCTCGATAATCCGAGGTATTTGCATGCCCAAATTCTGGAGCGAATGGTTGAAGCTGAACGCATCATTCAATTTCGTGTTCCGTGGATTGACGATCGGGGAAAAATTCATATCAACCGCGGTTACCGTGTTGAAATGAACAGCGCCATTGGCCCCTACAAAGGAGGCTTGCGTTTTCACCCAACAGTAAATCAAGGTATTCTTAAGTTTTTGGCTTTTGAACAGGTTTTAAAAAACAGTTTAACCTCGTTGCCAATGGGGGGAGGAAAAGGTGGTTCTGATTTCGATCCCAAAAACAAATCGGACAATGAAGTGATGCGTTTCTGCCAGAGTTTTATGACCGAGTTATCACGTCACATTGGTCCGTATACCGATGTGCCAGCCGGTGATATTGGCGTTGGCGGTCGTGAAATCGGGTTCTTGTTTGGCCAATACAAGCGCTTACGCAACGAGTTTACCGGAGTACTTACCGGAAAAGGTGTTGAGTGGGGTGGATCACTAATAAGGCCCGAAGCAACAGGATACGGAACGGTTTACTTTGCCGAGGAAATGATGAAAACACGCGGCGAGAGTTTTAAAGGAAAAGTTGTTGCAGTTTCAGGATCGGGAAATGTGGCGCAGTTTGCCACCGAAAAAGTAATTGAACTGGGTGGAAAAGTTGTTACGCTGTCCGATTCAAGCGGCTCGATTTACGATCCTGATGGTATTGATCGTGAAAAACTTGATTTTGTAATGGAACTGAAAAACGTACATCGTGGAAGGATAAAAGAATATGCCGATAAATATGCTGTGAAATACATGGAGAAACAACGTCCGTGGAGCGTGAAATGCGATGTAGCTTTGCCTTGTGCAACTGAAAACGAACTAAACCTTGAAGAGGCAAAAATGCTGATTAACAACGGTTGTTTTGTGGTAGCAGAAGGTGCCAACATGCCAAGCACGGAGGATGCCGTTCACTATTTCATTGAGAAGCAAATTCTTTACGGACCGGGAAAAGCCGCCAACGCCGGTGGTGTTGCTGTATCTGGTTTGGAGATGACACAAAACAGTATGCGCCTGGCATGGAGCCGTGAAGAAGTAGACACCAAACTACACTCGATTATGCGCAATATTCACGAAATGTGCGTAAAGTACGGCAACGAAAAATCAGAATTTACCAACTACGTAAAAGGTGCAAACATTGCAGGATTTGTAAAAGTTGCCAACTCGATGATGGCACAAGGACTTGTATAA
- the leuS gene encoding leucine--tRNA ligase, whose protein sequence is MEYKFAEIEPKWQKYWEENKTFKTEDDYSKPKYYILDMFPYPSGAGLHVGHPEGYTATDILSRYKRMKGFNVLHPMGYDAFGLPAEQYAMQTGTHPAITTQKNCDNFRRQIKAIGLSYDWDREINTTDPKYFKWTQWIFKKLYDTYFDEEQQKGRPISELVIPEDIKAKGETAVQEYISEKRLAYYDNAQVWWCDSCKTVCANEEVLTDGSHEKCGNTVIRKNLKQWLLRIPHYGERLLSGLENLDWPEGVKDMQRNWIGKSTGAEVDFAIDGLDKNLRVYTTRPDTLFGATYMVIAPEHALVNEIVTDDKKDAVDAYIKAAALKSDLDRTDLAKEKTGVFTGRYAVNPVNKQLIPIWVADYVLMGYGTGAIMAVPAHDTRDFEFAKEFDIQISCILDPKDAENRDEILAGDACWTEDGAYINSSSDETGLDINGLNKAAGIQQVVEWLESKGIGKATVNFKLRDWLFSRQRYWGEPFPVIHWEDGEVSLVDDENLPLQLPNLEEYSPSATGESPLANAEDWLTVTDKNGRKGRRETNTMPQWAGSCWYYLRYIDPNNEDSIFDVKKEQYWMPVDLYVGGAEHAVLHLLYSRFWHKVLFDLGVVSTDEPFQKLFNQGMILAFAYETATGAKVASDLVEEKDGKYFHTETGEELRQIVAKMSKSLKNVVNPDDVIEHYGADSLRLYEMFMGPLDERKPWAENGVKGVFNFLARAYRFFADPEKIVEGEEDKEVAKLLHQTIQKVEHDIENLKFNTGISALMVFNNLAIKKGKVTKQSAETFAKILAPYAPHMAEELWSMYGNKETLAYEAWPQVDQSLLTEDSHEYPVSFNGKMRFKIELPLDMPKDEIEKTVLADERAAKWMEGKTVRKFIFVPKKIINVAVG, encoded by the coding sequence ATGGAATATAAATTCGCAGAAATAGAGCCGAAATGGCAAAAGTACTGGGAGGAAAACAAAACGTTTAAAACCGAAGACGACTACTCGAAACCAAAATATTACATCCTCGATATGTTCCCGTATCCGTCGGGAGCGGGGCTGCATGTTGGTCACCCTGAGGGCTATACAGCAACCGATATTTTAAGCCGCTACAAGCGCATGAAAGGATTTAATGTGTTGCATCCGATGGGCTACGATGCTTTTGGTTTGCCTGCCGAACAGTATGCGATGCAAACGGGAACACACCCTGCAATTACCACTCAGAAAAACTGCGATAATTTTCGTCGGCAGATTAAAGCCATTGGTTTGAGCTACGATTGGGACCGCGAGATAAATACCACCGACCCAAAATATTTTAAGTGGACACAGTGGATTTTCAAAAAACTGTACGACACTTATTTTGATGAAGAACAACAAAAGGGACGACCAATTTCAGAGTTGGTAATTCCTGAAGATATTAAAGCAAAAGGTGAAACTGCTGTACAGGAATACATCAGTGAGAAACGCCTGGCGTATTACGATAATGCACAGGTTTGGTGGTGCGATTCGTGTAAAACAGTTTGTGCCAACGAAGAGGTATTGACTGATGGTTCGCACGAAAAATGTGGTAACACCGTTATCCGCAAAAACCTGAAACAATGGTTGCTGCGTATTCCTCATTATGGTGAAAGATTACTGAGCGGACTTGAAAACCTGGATTGGCCGGAAGGAGTAAAAGACATGCAGCGCAACTGGATCGGTAAATCAACCGGTGCCGAAGTGGATTTTGCCATCGATGGATTGGATAAAAACCTGCGTGTTTACACTACTCGTCCTGATACTTTGTTTGGTGCAACTTACATGGTAATTGCTCCGGAACACGCCTTGGTAAACGAAATTGTTACCGACGATAAAAAGGATGCTGTTGATGCTTATATAAAAGCAGCGGCTTTAAAATCAGATCTGGACCGTACGGATTTGGCTAAAGAAAAAACCGGTGTATTTACCGGCCGTTATGCTGTAAATCCGGTGAACAAACAATTGATTCCGATTTGGGTAGCCGACTATGTGTTGATGGGCTACGGAACAGGAGCAATTATGGCAGTTCCGGCACACGACACCCGCGACTTTGAATTTGCAAAAGAATTTGATATTCAGATCAGTTGTATTCTCGATCCAAAAGATGCTGAAAACCGTGATGAGATTTTAGCCGGCGATGCCTGCTGGACGGAAGATGGTGCTTACATCAATTCGTCGAGCGATGAAACCGGTTTGGATATCAACGGATTGAATAAAGCTGCCGGAATTCAACAGGTTGTTGAGTGGCTGGAAAGCAAAGGAATTGGAAAAGCAACAGTGAATTTTAAATTGCGCGACTGGTTGTTTAGTCGCCAGCGATACTGGGGCGAGCCGTTCCCGGTTATTCACTGGGAAGATGGCGAAGTTAGCCTGGTTGACGATGAAAACCTGCCTTTGCAATTGCCAAACCTGGAAGAATATTCGCCAAGTGCAACCGGTGAGTCGCCATTGGCTAATGCTGAAGACTGGTTAACAGTTACCGACAAGAACGGACGTAAAGGCCGCCGTGAAACCAACACCATGCCACAATGGGCCGGTTCGTGCTGGTATTACTTACGTTACATCGATCCGAATAACGAAGACAGTATTTTCGATGTAAAAAAAGAACAGTACTGGATGCCGGTCGATCTGTATGTTGGTGGTGCCGAGCATGCTGTTCTTCACTTGTTGTACTCGCGTTTTTGGCACAAAGTGTTGTTTGATTTGGGCGTGGTTTCAACCGACGAGCCCTTTCAAAAACTGTTTAACCAGGGAATGATTCTGGCTTTTGCCTACGAAACTGCAACCGGTGCAAAAGTTGCTTCGGATTTGGTAGAGGAAAAAGACGGTAAGTATTTCCACACCGAAACCGGCGAAGAATTGAGGCAGATTGTTGCAAAAATGTCGAAGTCGCTGAAAAATGTAGTAAATCCTGATGATGTGATTGAACACTACGGTGCCGATTCGCTGCGCTTGTACGAAATGTTTATGGGGCCGCTTGACGAGCGTAAACCTTGGGCAGAAAACGGAGTGAAAGGTGTTTTCAACTTCCTGGCACGTGCCTATCGTTTCTTTGCCGATCCTGAAAAAATTGTTGAAGGAGAAGAAGATAAAGAAGTGGCTAAATTGCTGCATCAAACCATACAAAAGGTAGAGCATGATATTGAAAACCTGAAGTTCAATACCGGAATTTCGGCATTGATGGTATTTAATAACCTGGCCATTAAAAAGGGAAAAGTTACCAAACAATCAGCAGAAACATTTGCCAAAATACTTGCACCTTATGCGCCTCACATGGCCGAAGAGTTGTGGTCGATGTACGGTAACAAGGAAACTTTGGCTTACGAAGCGTGGCCGCAAGTTGATCAGAGTTTGCTGACGGAAGATTCGCACGAATACCCGGTATCGTTTAACGGCAAAATGCGCTTTAAAATTGAGCTGCCTTTGGATATGCCAAAAGATGAAATTGAAAAGACAGTGCTTGCCGACGAACGCGCTGCCAAATGGATGGAAGGAAAAACTGTTCGGAAATTCATTTTTGTACCTAAAAAGATTATAAATGTAGCTGTGGGATAG
- a CDS encoding YitT family protein — protein MFTKLFATNKKLIKTIQDYGIMTFGLFLFAMAWTLFVIPAEIAGGGISGVAAVVFYATKIPVSITYFSINIVLVLIAIKFLGANFGVKTIYSIVVVSGFFGIFQDVLSEPLVDDMFLSAVLGGMMSGVGLGIVFSRGGSTGGTDIIAMIVNKYRNVSPGRVIMLCDVVIIGSVYFVFQSVEKLVYGYVMMWVVSYALDSFLSGANRSAQMFIISKKYDEIAQYIGNEAYRGVTLLDGSGWYTQKKTKIVMSVVRKKETGDIFRKIKQIDPDAFISMGSVMGVYGQGFDKLKL, from the coding sequence ATGTTTACAAAACTTTTTGCGACAAATAAGAAGCTGATCAAAACCATTCAGGATTATGGAATAATGACCTTTGGATTATTCCTCTTTGCCATGGCATGGACACTTTTTGTTATTCCTGCCGAAATTGCCGGTGGAGGAATTAGTGGTGTAGCCGCGGTGGTTTTTTATGCCACAAAGATACCGGTAAGTATCACCTATTTTTCCATTAATATTGTTTTGGTGTTGATAGCCATTAAGTTTTTGGGGGCCAATTTTGGTGTAAAAACAATCTACAGTATTGTTGTGGTTTCAGGCTTTTTTGGCATTTTTCAGGATGTACTTTCAGAGCCGTTGGTCGATGATATGTTTCTGTCGGCAGTGCTCGGAGGAATGATGAGTGGTGTAGGTTTGGGCATTGTATTCTCGCGCGGCGGTAGTACGGGGGGTACCGATATTATTGCAATGATTGTAAACAAATACCGAAATGTTAGTCCGGGGCGGGTTATTATGCTTTGCGACGTGGTAATTATTGGCTCGGTTTATTTTGTGTTTCAGTCGGTAGAAAAGCTGGTTTATGGATATGTGATGATGTGGGTGGTTTCGTACGCTCTCGATTCATTTTTGAGTGGTGCCAACCGTTCGGCGCAAATGTTTATCATTTCAAAAAAATACGATGAAATTGCCCAATATATCGGGAATGAAGCGTACAGAGGTGTAACGCTTTTGGACGGTTCAGGATGGTATACGCAGAAGAAAACAAAAATTGTGATGTCGGTGGTTCGTAAAAAAGAAACCGGAGATATTTTTCGCAAAATCAAACAAATCGATCCGGACGCTTTTATTTCAATGGGCAGTGTAATGGGCGTTTACGGCCAGGGTTTTGATAAGCTGAAACTGTAA
- a CDS encoding peptidoglycan DD-metalloendopeptidase family protein codes for MRKLRSIVVGMGLVIALSQLFSCSPKNTKQAEIPVLDTVVEVKMPVLKYGLPIDSFSLEMGKVKNNQYLSQILNARGVGMGTIDKIARKSKSVFDVRKIKSGENFCILSTRDSIPVAKYFIYENSPVEYTVFELTDTLGIYQGAKEVKTRQRTAQGVVESSLWNAMIDNGQDPMLALELSDIFAWTIDFFAIQKGDRFRVIYDEQFVDSVSIGIGEIYAVQFDHYGDENYAFIFDQDDRWDYFDEQGKSLRKAFLKAPLKFSRISSRFSNGRMHPVLRIRRPHHGVDYAAPKGTPVMSIGDGTVIAKAYQKNGGGNYIKVKHNSVYTTTYMHLSGYAKGMHTGARVKQGQVIGYVGATGLATGPHLDFRVAKNGSLVDPLKVKAPPVEPVKEENMERYIVVKDSLMQELQKIEWEPIEQILANAEQGGK; via the coding sequence ATGAGGAAATTGAGATCGATAGTTGTGGGGATGGGACTCGTAATAGCATTGAGTCAGTTGTTTTCGTGTTCACCTAAAAATACCAAACAAGCAGAAATACCTGTGTTGGATACCGTTGTTGAAGTAAAGATGCCGGTTTTAAAATACGGGCTTCCGATTGATTCTTTTTCGCTTGAAATGGGCAAAGTAAAGAACAACCAGTATCTCAGCCAGATTTTAAATGCGCGTGGCGTGGGCATGGGTACCATCGATAAAATTGCCCGAAAATCAAAGAGCGTGTTTGATGTTCGCAAAATTAAAAGTGGCGAGAATTTCTGCATTCTTTCTACGCGCGATTCAATTCCCGTGGCAAAATATTTTATTTACGAAAACTCGCCGGTTGAATATACCGTGTTTGAGTTAACCGATACATTAGGAATTTATCAAGGAGCCAAGGAGGTAAAAACCCGGCAAAGAACTGCTCAGGGTGTAGTTGAATCGTCGTTGTGGAATGCGATGATTGATAACGGTCAAGACCCAATGCTGGCATTGGAACTTTCTGATATTTTTGCCTGGACCATCGACTTTTTCGCCATCCAGAAAGGCGATCGCTTCCGCGTAATTTACGACGAGCAATTTGTTGATTCCGTTTCAATAGGTATTGGTGAAATCTACGCTGTTCAGTTTGATCATTATGGTGATGAGAATTATGCATTTATTTTCGATCAGGATGATCGTTGGGATTATTTTGATGAGCAGGGAAAAAGCTTACGCAAAGCATTTTTAAAAGCACCATTAAAATTCTCGCGAATCAGTTCCCGCTTTTCCAATGGACGAATGCACCCGGTGTTGCGTATTCGTCGTCCGCATCATGGAGTGGATTATGCTGCGCCAAAAGGAACTCCTGTTATGAGTATTGGTGATGGGACTGTTATTGCAAAAGCTTATCAGAAAAATGGTGGAGGTAACTACATTAAAGTTAAGCACAACTCGGTATACACTACTACATACATGCATCTGTCGGGATATGCAAAAGGAATGCATACCGGTGCCCGTGTAAAACAGGGGCAGGTAATTGGTTACGTTGGAGCAACTGGACTGGCAACCGGTCCACACCTCGATTTTAGGGTGGCTAAAAACGGAAGTTTGGTTGATCCGCTTAAAGTTAAAGCCCCACCTGTTGAGCCCGTTAAAGAGGAAAACATGGAGCGCTACATTGTAGTTAAAGACTCATTAATGCAGGAGTTGCAAAAAATTGAATGGGAACCCATAGAGCAAATACTTGCCAATGCAGAACAGGGCGGTAAGTAG